AAGCGTATCTAATACGTAGCATAAAACTTAATCAGGAGAGAACAATTCTAAGATGCTGACAGCTAGCTCTAGTCTCCTAAAGCTTTCACCTGTGCCTTTCTCCGGATTTTCTAGGCTTTTGGTAGTCATTTCTGTTAGCACACCAGGATTTTAAGAGAGGATAAAATGACGGTAAAACAGAATAGCTATTGAGAAGACCAAAATTCACATTGGtgtaatactgaaaaataatttattaacttttaatattttaccaaaaaaaaaacccaaaaccaaccaaaacccagctTCTACTGTGATATAAACTATTACATGACAAATCATTTTAGCTTACTGGCAAATTCACATTTTTCCTCTGCTAATTGCACAGCATCACACACACCGTTCAATGCCTGAGGGAATTCTTACAAAGCCATTCTCACTACCCGAGTAACTATTACTATACAGACCAAGAGTATAAAATACAAGATAAAGTGCACTATGGCAAACAGGGTTGCCAAGATAATTATCCAAGGTTGATCCCAACGTTATGAAAAAATCGTAACATTTTGATCTTAAAAATTATCCTCAAATTGACCAACACACTTGAGGAGTCTAGATGGCTTAGCAGATTTCTACTCAGTTTAGTACGGGAATCTCTGCTCAGGATCCTCttataatcaaaataaaagtcAAAATTGCAGAAATCATCTGAGTTCCTGTAACTAAGCAGGCCACTTCTGCAAGCACATACTATTCATTAAAACTTACacttttataaaaaaatgcaccaaaaaaataatacaaatttgCATACCAGGAAGATAGCGCTTTCTTTGATGCCAACAGAAACTGAGTGCAATGCATTAGCACTACAAATGCAAAATACCATGGGTACTTTATTATACAGCAGTGGCCACGTAATTCTCTGTATTCCCTTACTTCACTATGTGAGCAAAGTACACTCCAGTGCCACATCCGGAGAAGCTGCCATAAGCAAAGCTGGACAGCCACCATTTCCATATGCTATTGCTATCCTGCATACCCAGACTACTTTTTCAATGGCGAATGACCAGCCACAGTGTTCATCATAGCCAGTCAGCTGCTCTGATCTCCATGCGCTCACATCCTCAGGCACCATTTTGCATGCCATGGCAGCACATGTGCAACAACCAGCTCCATGAGCCCCTGCAAGTCACATATGGGGTTTCACAGGTCCATACAGATTTGGACCAGAGACACTGGAAGGATTCcagtgaagaggaaaaatttCAGTGGCATATCCAAAATGTGAGGTGTATAGCAGAATCAAGCCAAACATTAGCATATCCTAGAGGCAGACAGGAAATGGAATGGCAAAGTACAGGAgtaaaacagcatttaaagaCTTGAAGTAACTCAGGACACACAAAATGACACTTTCATGCTAGAACATCAGTTTCTGAACAAGGAAAGGATCAATTCTACTTGTGAGTGATTTTGTTGGCATAAGGCCGACTTTTTCACTTGCATGGACACTGAAGATTCGCTTTTTTAACACACGCTAAGAAAGATGCTGTTTAAAAGCTACTTGACAGAACTAGTCATTATATGAAGAAGTACAATTAATTTGCTCAACCTGGAGAAAATAAGGTATGTGAGACCATAGAAAAGTCACTCCTGTAACTTCAATTTTCCTTATGATAACTGCCTCTCAGACACATCTCATCTACAGCCATCAGACCATAAAACTAGGCTATTAAGGTAAAACTTGCACTTTAAAAATCCACAAAACCTTGTGCTAGGAATATGAACCATGACCCCTTTAGTTATTTAGGAGATCTAGGCATTTTCAACATTATTACAAGGGACCATTAGAAAGACTGAAcccatagctttattaagagtCATCCAACTGTACTTATATAAGTGTTACTCAAGAGAGCTACTGTTGCGAGATTATGACTTTCAGAGTTTTACATTTATACCAGAAGGTAGCCAGGAAAACTAAACATTAAGTCCAGCACCTAAATTTGAAGCCTAAGGTCTCATTAACTtcaattacatttcttttgtatttgtcTCCCATTTGCCTCACTAAGTTTTCTTGTTGGCTCTGGGTATAATAGTGAGAGCAGATCACACACAAGTGAAAAACCAAACGCACTGTGAGAAGCAGGTACAAAAGTGATTAAACagtttttctgtggtttatgatggcttctcttcctttctgagTTTTCCCCTAGACATACATAGGAATACCTACATATGTATTTtgcaatttttcattttctgcagacACTGCAAGGATAGCACAGCAATCAAATCATAAATATTTAGTTATCCATAGCCACATTTCCTAGATAGAAAATGAATGATGTGATCAGTTGTTACTGCAGTTCTAGTGAATTTAGTATTGTGTACTTTGTCTTAAAAGtacttttacctttttctgtttgttttaaaatatttgaccTTCTGTTTGTTCACACAGAACTACCTCGAAGCTGTATTCGCATAATTTGAGAGGTTCTCCTTGGAGACAGCTCAGTGTTTATACATGAGGACccactgttttcctgtttgcagGAATATTTGCAGGAATATGCATTAGTTCTGCAtatagtcttaaaaaaaaataaaatccactaCTTCAGTACTATAAGATTATTGCTATTCCACATCAGCTCATTCTAACAAAACCACAGACAATGGCTCTGCCACCAGAAGATACTTCAAAGATCGATGGCTTGAACTTGCCTTAAAGCATTACGGAAAATGACTAACATATTAATGAACAACACAAAGTGTTACTGTTAACACTGGGAAAACCATTCTAGCTCAAATTCTCAAAGGTACTTGGAGAATTTTACTGTTAACTTCGAAAGAGACAGGATTTCAaccttagattttttttctccttctgcttttACCTCTTCCTAGCTAGTTTATGCTATAATCCCCTCAAAACAATGAATTTACACTGACACAGAACTTCTCATAAAGGGACAGAGAGCCAGATAAACTAAGTGGCCCTTACTGCCCTTCTGAAATCCCACGGAACCCAAAGATTACATTAGTTTCCAAATTAATCAGACAGTAGCACCTCACATACATGTCTATTCATCCCTGAAAAGGAgctttttatatatttcttttccctcattttACTCTGAGTATTTTCAAAACACACCAAGTTTAGTGTTTTCTGAACATTACTctcaaacagcatttttttaaatgactgtgACTCCTTAAGAAAGATCTTACTATCTTTAAACATATTTCTATTTGATAACAAAAGAGATCTTAAAGCCTATTTTTCTAACATGCAAAGTTAGTTATTTTAATATGTAGTCTTAAACTTCCTTGGAAATTGAATATTACATAGTTTCAAAACTGACCTGCACATAAAGTATACAATTAAAGTACAgtataaataaaatagtttaGCTCTACCGTAcactttcaaaacattttatacAGTATTCTTTCAATATGAAACAATTCAcatagggaggaaaaaaatctcaataTATAAGTATAGTCATTATTAATGTACTGAAATTGTCTGTCAAACAAGTCATAGTTAACTACAGACTGTTTCTGAGTACCTTTCCTGACTTTATTCTCTCTGAAAATAGGAAAGAATAACAGGTACGAAAATAAAAactcctttttcatttcatttatacCAAATACTACAAAGCTCATGCCAGAGCAAAACCTAgataaaacacttcaaaaattaaaacagaaccaaaaaaacccacattttaCTTGAGTAAATATGGatctttttaaataatgaaaagaatgCCATGTATCTTACAGAAGTTAATTTAGAAATAGGATTAAAAACTTAAGGTTTCAAGTTGTATAACAAAGTAAAATATCctaaaaggtattttttcagtgaaagaaaaaaaaaaaaaaaaacaacaaaagttAATTCCTGTTCGTAATGAATAAATCTCCACTGCATTTTCACTTTTTGCCAGTCCCACAGGCATAGCAGCTCCCTACTTACCAGAAAGTGTAACTACAGATTCTATTAATACAAAATCAGAATTACCTAATTTGaactaaaagtaattttcaggCTCTTATATTTAATGTAACAAGAACATGACTTCCTGACAAAACTGCTCATCTGAGTTATTATCACATCTTAGAGAACATTTCTTTTACTGGTGCAATATGTATGCTAGGAGACTGGAACAGATGGTAAGCCCATTTGTAATGTTAATGATAATTTCttgtcctctttttttccaaaaacatAGTTCGCTATTGTATgaattgggaagaaaaaaaacaaaaagctagaAAAGGCAAGGAATATACAAAGACCTGGAGATAATGAAATGGTAGAATGGATTAATTGATTATAAACCCTGCTATTTTAGCACTGCCTACTTACAttttaagaaggggaaagatCTAATTCCTTATGCATAGATCTCCAAGCACATTACAAAGTAGTTAAATTTTTTCTATTAACAGTTCTATAATGCCACATCTacattttttctcattaaacttCTTCCCCCTTTTCTACCCaattcttttttgcttcttttatcTAAATATAActatgggatttttttattttttttaatatgaaatataCACAGCAAGTATCTTGCTTGCAACATACAGGGAGccagaaaaaagtaaaaggaccattttttctgcattctggACATTacctttttatctttatttttctgacagTTATCATGGGACAACATAATGTCATAAAATATTACATAAAGGCTTAGCTTTTAAAATACCTGACTTCTGGAGGACTGCAGATTACTGCAACATTATTAATATGGCAAGAATGTGTATTTATAAATCAacttaggaaaagaaatgcaataaaaaaagccactttgctttttttttttttaaacatctcctCACATTTATCACAAATTATATCAAATAGACAGTTCTGAAGACAGTACATTAATTCTTCAACAGGTCATCTCCATAACAGAAAAGGTCAGTTGTTCAGTCTAACATACGCCTTTTAATAATTATGTAACCCAAAATTTTAACATACAGATTCATAGGACATTATCCAGTTTTGATAAAAACAGTATGTTCTCTGGCTGCTGCTCAGTGGAACTCAGCTTTAAACTCTCTTTAGCGTGAATAAGGTGATGTCTTTTCAAATGTGGGGCCTGCCTGAAATTTTtaccacaaacaaaacattcaaaTGGCTTCTGTCCAGCATGCATTAGGTAATGTCTTTCAAGCTTAGAAGGTGAttgaaaagttttaaaacagataCTGCATTGATACAGTTTGTTAGCAACTTCGCTTTTTTCAGTACCTTCAAAAAAATCGTGCCAAGAGCCATAACTGCCTTGCTCCATTTCCAGCGATTTACTACACAAATATGGCTGTACATTTCTACTGCTGGTGTCAAGAACAAAGTCCCCTGACTCAATTTCAACTTTGATTTCAGCTGCTTGGTTTGACTGAATCAGCTCAAATTCTTGAAAGCCAGATGCCTGTGAAGGTGTTTGAGAATAATCCGAACAACCCACAGGCTGAGAAGACTTAAATTCAATGTGATCTCCCTGATGATTGAAAAGTTTGTTCAGGTTTTCAAATTCTACCTGGCAAACAGGGCTTTTATGGGGTTTCTTTTCAGTATGGGTGAGCTGATGTCTTTTTAAGTGAGCTGACTGTCTAAATGTCTTCCCACAAACATTACAGCCAAAGGGCTTCTGTCCCGTGTGTATAAGATAATGTCTTTGAAGTTTGGATGAAGACGGGAAGattttttcacatctgtcaCATTTACACACTTTGTGTTTCTTATATGTACTTTTAGCAGAAGCTGAAAAAGCACACTGAAGTACTTCCGGATTATCAAAGACTGCATCATCTGATGAACCATAAAAATAAGTCTTTTTATTATCCAGTGAATCATTGATGCTTAACATGCTTTTACCAGTAAGCATACCTTTTAAATTAATTCCAAAGTCGTGAGGTTGTGGGTGTTCTTGTGAAGGTAACGGCGCAGCAAATGTTCTTTTCATCCGATTACTAGGTGCCTTGTGTATGTCAAGCTTGCGATGGCAACTCTTGAAAGGTTTAGTGGAAGCACGCTGATCAGAGCCCTGATCTCTAGCTGCAACCAGGTCACAAATTTTAAAGTGAcctgattttgatttttttctgtcagtcaGAGAAAAATTTGTTGCCTTTCCACCAGTACACTTCAGCTTCTTCAGGATCTTCTTTTTCAAGTTGACTGAGTGGCTGCATGCTGTTATACTATTATTTGAACTTTTTCCATCTCTCAGATAACATTTGTGCAAATTTAGGACCTGCTCTGTTTCAAAACACTGCTCGCATGCCGGGCACTGAAAGGGTATGATATAGATTAACTGAGCATCATGTGGGTCATTCTGTGACTCACAGGTGTCAGCATTCTCAAAATTATCTGTCTTCCCTTCCAAAAGGTTACATGTTCTGGGATATTTAAGAGTCTTTGCTTTGTATACAATATTGGGAAAAATCCTATTTCTGACATGAAGCTGTCTGTGCTTCATGAGTTTACTCTGTATTTTAAACCCTTTCTGACAAAAGCTGCATTGAAAAGgtctttcttctgtgtgtgtgagctgATGGATTTTCAAGTGTGTTGACTGTCTGAAAGATTTGCCACATGAAGAACACTTGAAGGGTTTCTGGCCAGTGTGAATCAGGAAGTGCCTTTCTAGCTTAGATCTTGATGGAAATGTCTTGTTGCATGATTCACAAGCATgactttcctttctccttctagCACCATATAGAAAATTTGCCTTCAGACACTGATGCAGCATCCAGCTCTCTTCAGTTGTAAAAGATTTCCGGCACGCAGAACATTGAAATATGCCACAAGTGACCATGTCTTTCTCAGAATTTACAAAGGTTTCTGCTTGTTTGATATCGTTCTGGTAATTTTCATTATGATGCTGCTGATGCTCTAAGAAAGTAATTAAGTTTCTAAAGTCTCTGTAGCAAACAATACACTTAAAGGGTAGATTATGGGTTAACTGATGCCTCTCCATGTGGACTAGCTGCCTAAACGTTTTATGACATACATGACATTCAAATGGCTTTTGACCAGTATGTATCAGATAATGCCTAGCTAATTTTGATGGAGTTTCAAACTGCTTATAGCAAATGTCACAAATATATGGCTTTTTCTTGGGTATCCCATCAGCTGTTACACACTGCTGAACTTTCAACATTTTTGAAAAACAATTACAGCGTGCCTACTGTTCTTCAGTATTTCAAGTTAAATCATCAACTGCACACTAAGATGGAAGGCTGTAGAAGCAGCGAATTTTCTTACGAGAAATATTCTTAAATCCCACAGGTccctaaaataagaaaaagagcaTTATTTTAGCCTACATTCCTACATAATTGCCTAAATTTGTCTCATTTTTTATGAGAGACCAAAAGCATCCAGATTAGAATACTCCTGATTTAGCTTTGCTTAAAATTTCCTTGTAACAGAGCAATCATTCATTATATTACATGATATGGAAAAATTACACTATTTTCCAGAAGCAACAAACAAGTTTAAGTCAAGCTCAAGCTATACTTCCAAATAATATACAGTTCAGCTACATTATGATATTTCAGGTTATTTACAAATAAGGCAcattcttaaaacaaaacaaaacaaaaaaaaccaccccccccccacaggATTTGACACTAATTCATTGCAATTGTCTTAGTCTAAACCAAAATCATGAagtagttttaattttaattgaattttCAACAGACAGAACACATTTAGGCAAGCTACTGTTTCTCAGCTAAGGCATAATGACTTACAAACTTAAAAGAATGACTTTGCAAGTACCACAGTTCatgaaatgttattaaaatatttctaggAACAGCAATCATTTAGTCCAAGCCTTCTACTGTGAGGCCAACTCATGTCTAGGCAGTTTCCAAAGCAGTCTCAACTTCTGATGAAGGAGATTACTTAATCTCAGCAGGGCTCCTGCTCCAATGGGCCACCCTCTCATGAAGCTTCTCCTTGCACTCAGCTGAGCCTTTCTTCACTATGAAGTTACCATCATTGTCTTTTCCCCTGTGAATcgggaaaataaataacaagTGTTCTCTGCCACCAACTCTGTGTATTTAAAATCTCCTTTCTGTCATGTGGAGTTTGTTTCTTCAAAACTAGAAAAACTTTTTTCCTAAAAGTACTGTTTTTAggtcaactaaaaaaaaaaaaaactcaaaaaccaaccagacaaacaaaaccaaacagattgGTCTTTTTAAGCATCTCTGGACTTACTTAAATTGGTCACATCCTTCCTAAACTGTAGTAAACCAGACTAAGTATTTCAGCAGTATgaacaacagaataaaaatacctCTATTGCATTACATATAtccctttataaaaaaaaaaaaaccaaaaaaaccccacagattgGGGGAGCAATCTTTAAAGCAACAACATATAGTTAGGACTTGTAATAACTTTAAGATGCACAAGACATTTCTACTAACCACATCTGTGGTATTTTGATACTACATCTCCACATCTACACACCagcagaataaaagaaaaaaaaaataatttatcagTATCTCCAAGAGCACCGTCTCTTCACAAAGAGATAATGTCCTTAGGTTTTAAAAATCCAGAAATACTTGGAAAGTCCATTTAAAGTCATTGCAAAGAATAAAAGCCTACTGCAACTTAAAACAAGATTCAatacacatgcacaaaaaacttaaaatatCTGGTGAACCAATACTTCCCTTAACAGAGAGAAACCTGGTCACCTGGTAGGATCATTTCACTTCTAACAGGTGTTAAGAGGAGGAACATGTTCCTATGTAATCGTGGGCCTTATTAAATAACATTTGGATGTATGCCTTAGATGCAATTGTCACCTAATCTCACTGAAGTAGTTCAGGATAGCATTTACCAATGCTGAAGCAGTTCAGAAAGTCAGCTTTCCCTTTAatgttctcttttcctgttgAATTTTAACAGCTACTCAGTTTCAGTCTTCTTTCGAAGATGTAAGGAAACACAATGCTTTTAGGAgacccccttttcctcccagtTATCACATCATGTGAGAACTGGAAGTTTAGGGAGAGCAAGCATGTGACACCGAATGCTTTCTAGTTTGTGCTACTGTGAAACTAGAGACAGGTAGGCTGAGAAAAGCTTCTCTGCTACGCTGAAAGTTTCTGTACTGCTCAAGGCAGCCTCCATtagcagggaagaaaaacctCCTGAGAAAGAACAGTAGAGTGATGAATTTTAGTTAACATACTGTCATACAGTTCTAATTTACACATCAGGAAAACACTCTAACAGTATAGTgacatgcaaagaaaaaaagtccaaaGTAAGAGACTGCTGTGGCATATTACACAAGGGATTTTGTATTTAGcttatacattttttaaagattctATCTGGTGAATGAGAAAAATGCTCTGTAGCACAAGGTGTCAAAAACAGAGTAGAGCTTGCTGCAGTCTTCATGCCCTGTGAAAGACGGAAGGTTTGGATAAGGTAAACTTAGTGGAtgcaagggaaggaagaagaagctAGGATGGGCCTTACAGCGTGGCCCATATATATTTTCAAATCCTATTTACTCAGGACACACTTCTGCACATCTATTTCAGGGTGCTCTGTGACTTGCACATCTATTTCAGGGCGCTCTGTGACTTGCACATCTAAGGAATAAACATGCTGCTGCTAACCATCAAAGAGCAAAAGACCATCTTGGAATATTGTCTCTGCCAGGCCTGGAAGCACACAAGCTTGTCCTAATTAAAGTCAGAAAATGTACTTCCCTATGTGATAAGGATTTAGTTTGTGACGTAGGCCCAATCTAATTTTAAACTGGCACTACTTTTCATCTTGGCTGTGAGGcaatgcagaaaaacagaatcaAGAAGTAATACAGGCCATTGAAGGTCCATAGAGAACCCTCCTAAATCTAGTGTTATTTAATGTTTAAGTAAACATTTATGTTTACTAATATTACAGATGGCAGCAAGCTGCAACAAAATGGAAacacaatgaaagaaaattctgaATTCTAATCTAGTCTTTACTAATCAgagaggtttaaaaaaaaaaaaagaaaaaaacgaAGTGCACTTTAATAGTAAGAAACACCACATCTTCAATTTAGGCAAGAATAATCAGCTGGAAGGGAACAACGTACTGGGTTATAGCTGTGCATAAAAGCCCTTGAAGTCTAAGCTAGAACAGAAGCTGAGTATGCCAGAAGCATGCCATCCGTACCAGGATGCGTAAACAGAAGTAAAGTTTTGATAGCACATAAATCTTCCATACTACTCACTACTGTATAGAATTCAGCTGCAGTACTCTACCAAGATTTGAATACTGTCCTTCAAATTGAGACAAGCATATgaagtaattaaaattaattcagagaAGAGGACCAAGAATCATCAGAGCTTAAATGCATAACATACACAAAAAGTTTAAAGTAACTGGGAATGTTTAAGGAAcagacctaaaaaaaaaaaaaaagcctcaaagaaaaccaaacataagAGCCAGCTTTAAAGTGTAAAGAAATGGCTTCAAATTATAGCAGGAAGGATTCAAGTACATTACTGTCCTTACAgtttcacagtttcaaagcttttcTTAGTGAGCATACAAGTTGTATGGAGAGATTGCTCTACCGCCAACACTGGAGGTCTCTAAAAATGGCTGTACAAACACCTCTGAAATTCCCACACCCACAGAGCTGACCCTATACAAGATAAGTATTCTGCCTTGCTTTTCCTATGACTCATTAATATAATTCAAAACAAGACACTTAAGAATTGAAAACTCAATATATTTCCAATTTTGTCACTTAAGAATCCTTccacattattattattataccCTCTGACCCTTGAGGTAACACTTAGAGCTTTccagttaaaattaattataacaATGAATGTGTGAAGAAACGAACGTGTCTCTTGCAACATTAACTACAAATCAGACTGTGAAAATCTAGCTGCTGATATACAAAATGCATAGCTCGCAGTAGAGGTAGGAACCTAAGCGCTGAGGCAAGCACATGGCAGTCTAGATTACCTCACCATCTTCCCCTAGGGAAAAGTTTCCCGCGATGGGGCAACCAATCACACCAGAAACGGAGCCTTCACCTGCAAGTCACACAGACATCAACACCTCATGTTACGGCTCCTCAAAGCTAACTCCTCTCATTCTTATACACTTTCCctgtatttttcaaagcatcttCTGAAGCAAAACAAGCAAGAGACACATGACGGCCCGCCAGGGCCGATATAAGAACAAACCCAAGTTCTGCTGAAGGGGCCTGAGACCCCCGGGTCAGACACCACCCCCCAGCAGAATACACTTAACTCCAGTTAGGATTTAAAAACAGCTGGTGAGCGGCTCTTGCAGCCGGCATACCGCCAACAGGCACACGGCCACGCTCGGAAAGCGGGTCCCCGCAGGGGCCGCACCGTCCCGGCCTGCATCCCGCCCGCCGCGGCTCCTCCAGCCAGCAGCGACACCCCTGCCCGCCGACTAGCCGGCACTGGCATGGCTCCGCACCCGCCCGTGCCTTGGGGCTCTGCCCCGACCCACTGCGTTGCCGGCCGTAaccagcccagcagccctgaCCGCGGACCGAGGAGAAAGGCAGCAACGGAGGACCGGGGCAAAGAAGGGAGCAACCTACAGAAACAGCTACCACACCTCCACCTTCCTCATCGTTCCCGGGTTGCTGCCGCCTAAACTCTTCCCCCCGGATAGCACCGGGACGCGAGGAAACCCGGGCCGGATCTTTCCGTTCCCCCGCGCAATCCGGCCCCGCCTCCAGTCGCTGTGAGG
The Lathamus discolor isolate bLatDis1 chromosome 6, bLatDis1.hap1, whole genome shotgun sequence DNA segment above includes these coding regions:
- the ZNF770 gene encoding zinc finger protein 770; protein product: MLKVQQCVTADGIPKKKPYICDICYKQFETPSKLARHYLIHTGQKPFECHVCHKTFRQLVHMERHQLTHNLPFKCIVCYRDFRNLITFLEHQQHHNENYQNDIKQAETFVNSEKDMVTCGIFQCSACRKSFTTEESWMLHQCLKANFLYGARRRKESHACESCNKTFPSRSKLERHFLIHTGQKPFKCSSCGKSFRQSTHLKIHQLTHTEERPFQCSFCQKGFKIQSKLMKHRQLHVRNRIFPNIVYKAKTLKYPRTCNLLEGKTDNFENADTCESQNDPHDAQLIYIIPFQCPACEQCFETEQVLNLHKCYLRDGKSSNNSITACSHSVNLKKKILKKLKCTGGKATNFSLTDRKKSKSGHFKICDLVAARDQGSDQRASTKPFKSCHRKLDIHKAPSNRMKRTFAAPLPSQEHPQPHDFGINLKGMLTGKSMLSINDSLDNKKTYFYGSSDDAVFDNPEVLQCAFSASAKSTYKKHKVCKCDRCEKIFPSSSKLQRHYLIHTGQKPFGCNVCGKTFRQSAHLKRHQLTHTEKKPHKSPVCQVEFENLNKLFNHQGDHIEFKSSQPVGCSDYSQTPSQASGFQEFELIQSNQAAEIKVEIESGDFVLDTSSRNVQPYLCSKSLEMEQGSYGSWHDFFEGTEKSEVANKLYQCSICFKTFQSPSKLERHYLMHAGQKPFECFVCGKNFRQAPHLKRHHLIHAKESLKLSSTEQQPENILFLSKLDNVL